A region from the Muribaculum gordoncarteri genome encodes:
- a CDS encoding restriction endonuclease subunit S, with protein sequence MSSINETLYETLTTDCKTSFNEIGIDYGGLTGKSAEDFGYGKPFISYLNVYQNQVITDYNFDNVEIRDGENQNKVRTGDLLFTLSSETPEEIGYSAVYMGNAKELYLNSFCFGIHIQESEMVYPPYMGYFTSTTYFRRKIIPYAQGSTRFNLHKPSLMNIKFSLPAKEYQIKIFNTLQLLTDKISTEIELHNRYIQQRIYLLSKMFI encoded by the coding sequence ATGTCCTCAATAAATGAAACGCTATATGAAACATTGACCACGGATTGCAAAACGTCATTCAATGAAATTGGCATTGATTATGGAGGTTTGACCGGGAAATCCGCTGAAGATTTTGGCTATGGAAAGCCTTTTATCTCATATCTGAACGTATATCAGAATCAAGTGATAACCGATTACAATTTTGATAATGTGGAGATTAGAGACGGAGAGAATCAGAATAAGGTACGCACGGGCGATTTACTGTTTACCCTGTCGTCGGAAACGCCCGAAGAAATTGGCTATTCCGCTGTATATATGGGGAATGCTAAAGAACTATACTTGAATAGTTTTTGTTTTGGCATACATATTCAAGAGTCTGAAATGGTGTATCCCCCTTATATGGGATACTTTACTTCAACGACTTATTTCCGTAGGAAGATAATCCCCTATGCACAAGGCAGCACTCGCTTCAATTTACATAAGCCATCGTTGATGAATATAAAATTCTCACTTCCCGCAAAAGAATATCAAATAAAGATCTTCAATACTCTCCAGTTGTTAACCGACAAAATATCGACAGAAATAGAATTGCATAACAGATATATTCAACAGAGAATCTATCTGCTATCGAAGATGTTTATATGA
- a CDS encoding restriction endonuclease subunit S, whose translation MNSPVSTSAPSLRFPGFTEPWRRIRLGKIATFSKGAGISKDQRNENGKPCILYGELYTTYTATNITNVISRTNLPEDSLIKSVANDVIIPSSGETAEDIATARCVLKNDVFLGGDLNIIRLNNDSGSFLCYQLNGVRKREIAKLAQGVSVVHLYKESLKSLVVSIPSIDEQSKIAYFLQLLDERIATQRRLIEDLEKLKSSIVEEVYCSPRENVPRQRINKKYVDNWSVCQLGDICTRITRRNTTIESNRILTIAAQYGLIDQCSFFNKVVASENLSNYYILKKGDFAYNKSYSGDYIWGAVKRLDKYESGVLSPLYICFQPKEKLIDSDYLLFYFESKKWHKDIAEIVVEGARNHGLLNVSIKDFFNMLIPLPSLDEQRDIAATIRAVLIKIECERTILQRYESQKGYLLSKMLI comes from the coding sequence ATCAATTCGCCCGTTTCCACATCCGCACCCTCCCTGCGCTTCCCCGGATTCACCGAACCGTGGAGAAGAATTCGATTAGGGAAAATCGCGACATTCAGTAAAGGTGCAGGTATATCTAAAGACCAAAGGAATGAGAACGGGAAACCATGCATTCTATATGGAGAACTATATACCACGTATACTGCCACAAATATCACAAACGTTATCAGTAGGACGAATTTACCAGAAGACAGCCTGATTAAAAGTGTGGCAAATGATGTCATAATCCCATCCTCAGGCGAAACTGCCGAAGATATTGCCACTGCACGATGTGTCCTCAAAAATGATGTTTTCTTAGGGGGAGACTTAAATATTATTCGATTGAATAATGATAGTGGTTCTTTTTTGTGCTATCAACTAAATGGGGTACGCAAGCGGGAGATCGCCAAATTAGCCCAAGGTGTTTCCGTTGTCCATCTCTATAAAGAATCCTTGAAATCGCTCGTGGTCTCTATTCCTTCAATTGATGAACAATCAAAAATCGCATATTTTTTACAACTCCTTGACGAGCGCATTGCAACTCAAAGGAGGCTGATTGAGGATTTGGAAAAACTAAAGTCCTCAATTGTTGAAGAAGTATACTGCTCACCAAGAGAAAATGTCCCTCGTCAGAGAATCAATAAGAAATATGTTGATAACTGGTCAGTATGTCAACTTGGTGATATTTGCACACGCATAACAAGGAGAAATACCACTATTGAATCAAACCGTATTCTTACAATCGCAGCTCAATATGGACTGATTGATCAATGTTCATTCTTCAACAAAGTAGTTGCAAGTGAGAATCTAAGCAATTATTATATTCTTAAAAAGGGCGATTTCGCATACAATAAAAGTTATTCAGGTGATTATATTTGGGGCGCAGTAAAAAGGTTGGACAAATATGAATCAGGTGTATTGTCTCCCCTCTATATCTGCTTCCAGCCAAAAGAAAAACTCATTGACTCAGATTATCTTTTGTTTTACTTTGAGTCAAAGAAATGGCACAAAGATATTGCAGAAATTGTTGTTGAAGGAGCAAGAAATCACGGACTGCTGAATGTCTCGATAAAAGATTTCTTTAATATGCTAATACCTTTGCCATCGCTTGATGAGCAAAGAGATATAGCAGCCACTATTAGAGCCGTTTTGATAAAGATAGAATGCGAGAGAACAATATTACAAAGATATGAAAGTCAGAAAGGCTACCTTCTATCAAAGATGCTCATATAA
- a CDS encoding tyrosine-type recombinase/integrase: MEKEKITIKDLAVLWKKDKRQYVKQSTYSAYALIVENQIIPTFGNLYALTEADVQSFVIDRLNSGLSQKYVKDILIVLKMIVRFGEKHGYLQHCEWDIKYPTAPEKQGLEVLTAANHRKILDYISQNFTFRNLGIYVCLTTGLRIGEVCGLKWCDLDIERSMLTVQRTVERIYVLEDDGTKHTQIVVNTPKTANSAREIPLNKPLMTMIRPFKKVVNNEYYVISNEPQPIEPRTYRNYYMKLMKQLGIPPLKFHGLRHSFATRCIESNCDYKTVSVILGHADIATTLNLYVHPGAEQKKKCIDKMLRSL, from the coding sequence ATGGAAAAAGAAAAAATCACAATCAAAGATCTCGCTGTCCTTTGGAAAAAGGACAAGCGACAGTATGTGAAGCAATCCACATACTCAGCCTACGCCCTAATCGTAGAGAATCAAATAATCCCGACATTCGGGAATCTTTACGCCTTGACCGAAGCGGATGTGCAGTCGTTTGTAATCGACCGACTTAACTCCGGTCTGAGTCAGAAGTACGTCAAGGACATACTCATAGTCCTGAAAATGATAGTTCGCTTCGGCGAAAAGCACGGCTATCTCCAACACTGCGAGTGGGACATCAAATATCCGACCGCTCCCGAAAAGCAAGGCTTAGAAGTCCTGACAGCCGCAAACCACCGCAAAATTCTGGACTACATCAGCCAGAACTTCACATTCCGCAATCTCGGCATATACGTCTGCCTTACGACCGGGCTACGCATCGGGGAGGTATGCGGCTTGAAATGGTGCGATCTCGACATTGAACGCTCAATGCTGACTGTGCAACGCACGGTGGAGAGAATCTATGTTCTCGAAGATGACGGCACCAAACACACTCAAATCGTCGTCAATACTCCCAAGACCGCAAACTCCGCCCGCGAAATACCGCTCAACAAGCCCCTGATGACAATGATACGACCCTTTAAGAAGGTCGTCAACAACGAATACTACGTCATAAGCAACGAGCCGCAGCCCATTGAGCCGCGTACCTACCGCAACTACTACATGAAGCTGATGAAACAGCTCGGCATACCCCCGCTGAAATTTCACGGACTACGCCATAGTTTCGCCACACGCTGCATCGAAAGCAACTGCGATTACAAAACGGTCAGCGTCATACTCGGCCATGCCGACATCGCCACAACTCTCAACCTTTACGTCCATCCGGGCGCTGAGCAAAAGAAAAAGTGCATCGACAAAATGCTCCGCTCCCTCTGA